The Chroicocephalus ridibundus chromosome 2, bChrRid1.1, whole genome shotgun sequence genome includes a region encoding these proteins:
- the AGR2 gene encoding anterior gradient protein 2 homolog: protein MEKSYTSMFLLLVAISCALAKDVGKKEAKETTAKPKLPQTLSRGWGDQLIWTQTYEEALFRSKHSNKPLMIIHHLDECPHSQALKKAFAEHKDIQKLAEKFILLNLVYETTDKNLSPDGQYVPRILFIDPSLTVRADITGRYSNRLYAYEPSDISLLYSNMQKALKLMKTEL, encoded by the exons ATGGAGAAGAGTTACACCTCCATGttcctgctgctggtggccatCTCCTGTGCTCTGGCAAAGGATGTGGGCAAGAAGGAGGCAAAGGAGACTACTGCTAAACCGAAACTGCCTCAGACACTCTCCAGAG GCTGGGGGGACCAGCTCATCTGGACGCAGACGTACGAGGAAGCCCTTTTCCGCTCCAAGCACAG caacAAACCCCTGATGATTATCCACCACTTGGACGAGTGCCCGCACAGCCAAG CCCTCAAGAAGGCCTTTGCTGAACACAAAGATATACAGAAATTGGCTGAAAAATTCATTCTCCTGAACCTTGTG TATGAAACCACAGACAAGAATCTTTCTCCTGATGGCCAGTACGTCCCTCGGATTTTGTTCATAG ATCCTTCCCTGACTGTGAGAGCAGATATTACTGGAAGATACTCAAACCGTCTCTACGCATACGAGCCCTCTGACATTTCATTGT
- the LOC134510567 gene encoding olfactory receptor 10AG1-like, translating into MTKERPLGLVELVNEPTKHIQPGDSQEGLSVTVTPSLLGTESAGQVSSLFFSCVSPRILCTAGKPARAPVRFPPVSWHRPSRANTARQRWERSRGSSLRRDAAPFPGARPRQSRRSLISRTHLYPPQVASHKAAHVPSFSSTVAITSLNAQQGLGCVAQLYFLVLLGGIECLLLAAMACDHYIAVCDPLRYPLIRRRGLCIRLVVGSWVAVIPVQVGQTYQVFTLPFCASHDLHQVFCAAPPLLELACADTFCNQGTLYAIILVFAIFPFSLIVISYIKIIRAILKTPSALGRHKAFSTCSSHLSVVTLFYGSATVVYLKQWSRDSVDTDKYLALFYTIVTPMFNPVIYSLRNKEVRIALKRLLQTK; encoded by the exons ATGACCAAAGAAAGGCCACTTGGATTAGTTGAGCTGGTAAATGAACCAACGAAG CACATCCAGCCAGGAGACAGCCAGGAAGGGCTGTCAGTGACCGTCACACCCTCCCTTTTGGGCACAGAAAGCGCAGGGCAggtttcctcccttttcttttcctgcgtTTCGCCAAGGATCCTATGCACGGCTGGCAAACCAGCCCGAGCTCCTGTCCGCTTTCCCCCGGTCTCCTGGCATCGGCCCAGCCGGGCAAACACAGCAAGGCAGAGATGGGAGCGCAGCCGCGGCAGCAGCCTGCGCCGTGACGCCGCTCCCTTCCCAGGGGCACGGCCCAGGCAGAGCCGCAGGAGCTtaatttccagaactcatctgtATCCTCCCCAGGTTGCTTCGCACAAAGCAGCCCATGTCCCTTCGTTCTCTTCCACAGTTGCAATAACTTCACTGAATGCACAGCAGGGCCTTGGCTGTGttgcccagctgtatttcctggttttgctgggcGGCATCGAGTGCCTTCTCCTGGCTGCCATGGCCTGCGACCACTACATAGCCGTCTGTGATCCCCTGCGCTACCCCCTCATCAGGAGGAGGGGTCTCTGCATCAGACTGGTGGTGGGGTCGTGGGTGGCTGTCATACCAGTGCAAGTAGGACAGACCTACCAGGTGTTCACTTTGCCCTTCTGTGCATCCCATGACCTTCACCAGGTCTTCTGTGCTGCGCCccctctgctggagctggcctgTGCAGACACGTTCTGTAACCAAGGGACATTGTACGCCATCATCCTGGTATTTGcaatctttcccttctccttaatagttatttcttacattaaaattatcagAGCAATTCTGAAAACACCTTCAGCTCTGGgcagacacaaagccttttccacctgttcCTCACACCTCTCGGTGGTGACGCTCTTCTATGGCTCGGCCACAGTCGTGTACTTAAAGCAATGGTCAAGGGATTCTGTAGACACcgacaaataccttgccctgttttacacaattGTGACCCCAATGTTTAACCCTGTCATCTAtagcctgaggaataaggaagtgagaattgcctTGAAGAGACTCCTACAGACAAAGTGA